The sequence below is a genomic window from Ornithobacterium rhinotracheale.
CTTTGAAGTCCTTTGGGGCAGTTGCCTTTTGTTCTTTGTAGTAAATTTGAATGTCGTCTAATTTTATGTATGATTGCTGTATCTGAACTTTAAAAGAGTTTAAATAGGCAATATTTTCAGGGATTGATAGCTCTTTGCCTAGTTTTTTCCAACCGTTTACTTCCTCCTCTATTGCAAAATCATTGATTGTATTATAGCTTGTCCCTTTCATATTATATTCCTCGCTACCATCGTCTTTAGTCGCTCCAATTCTAACTGAAACTTTATCAAGAGCAGTATTTTTAGATACCCAAAAGCTAAATACCAAAACTTGTCCTCCAATTCCGTCGATTTTTAAATTTTTGGTGGTAACACTTGGGTAATCATAAAATTTTAAATACCCCGTATTTACACAATTTCCACCGTCGATTCCTCCACCAGGGTATAAATCAAATTTATTTGTATACCAGTTCTCCAATCCTTGCTCAAAATCTCCATTAGGGAGCAGATTGTCTTGAGCCTTGGCTACTTGAAGGCTTAAAAATAGAAATAAGAAAAATTTTAAAATTTTCATATTGAGCTATAAACTTATAATACTAAATCTGAGTTAAAACCAAAAATGTCTCCAATTCTTTTAGCTATTCGGTTCAATGCTCCGTTACCGCCAACTCCTATTAGGTTATTTTTATCCCAAAAGCCTAATCTTCCTACCATATCTGATGCCAATGATTCTATTATTTCATAATCCTCAATATAAAAAGAGCCATCTGCTTTACGAGTTGCCACAAAGGAATGCAAAAAGCCGTAAGCTTCTGACAATTCGTGAAAAGCTTTTTGATACTCTCCGCCTGTAATTTCTCCCCCTAAATTTGGCTTTGATTGTTTTAGGTAATGTACACAACGGGTGGCAAAAAGTAATGAAAGACTTTCTCTGATGATTCCGATTTGCTCTTCAAGCTTGGTATAATCTCTTTCTTTTAATGCTAATCTTCCGACTTTGAAAGCTTTTGTTACTTTTTTATCTACATCTCTCATAAAATCAGCTCCTTGAAATTCATTTACCATATAATTGGCAATAAATTTAGGGGTTCCATCTCTATTTTCTTTCCCCAACAAAGCATAGGCTATATCCCAATGATATTCTAGCTCTGTATATTGCTTTCCTCTCAAGAATTGTCTTTTTGCATTTTTGTCCCTTAACTCTGTATTTTTCATTACATTATCTCCGAGATGTTCATTTAGGATTTGGTCTAGAAAAATTATCCCCATAATTTGTTTTTCTACTAATTCAGAGATTTCTATTCCTTTTTCATTTATAAAACGAATATCTTTCCCTTTCTCTGAACCTACTTTACCTGCTTTCCCTTCGCTTGCAGTTTCCCATTTACGGCCATTAAGCTCAATTAATTGCTCTACACTTTTATTAAATTTCTCTAATACCTTTTGTTGCAAATCAGGGTTTATTTTAAATAAATCTGAGGACGATGCTGTCATCGATTTAGCTGAAATATTTCCAAGAGGGGAACTAGAAATAAACTCATATTTTTCATCAAACTCTTTTTGATTTGAAAAGGCTGTCATGTCCACTAAATCATTTAAGCTAAGTAGATTATCAATCACACGTCTTCCCTCGCTTAAAGCATTGTTTGGGAATAATTTTTTATAATCTTCACTTACATCTACTTTATCTTTATTCTTCTTCTCATTAACTACGGTCTCAGTCCCACTATCTGAACCGCCACATGAATTAAGGCTAAATACTCCAGCTAATACTCCTAATGCTAAAATTGTTTTCTTTATCATAATAAAATATTTTAAATCTAATTTAGTTGTTTTTTAAGGTAAAATTATTTTTTCACAGAATCCAAAATCGTTACTATAACCATCTGTTCTAAATTTATTTTCATATTTAATTTCTGGTGTTACAATCAATCCATCTGTAGAAGTTGCTTGCATAGTCGCTCTAATCTCAAAACTATTGTACCCCGCTCCATAAATTCCTAAATACAATGGGAATCCTGACTCTGCTTGAAATGTGATTTCTTTTTTCTCTCCATTTTTGAATTC
It includes:
- a CDS encoding fibronectin type III domain-containing protein; translated protein: MKILKFFLFLFLSLQVAKAQDNLLPNGDFEQGLENWYTNKFDLYPGGGIDGGNCVNTGYLKFYDYPSVTTKNLKIDGIGGQVLVFSFWVSKNTALDKVSVRIGATKDDGSEEYNMKGTSYNTINDFAIEEEVNGWKKLGKELSIPENIAYLNSFKVQIQQSYIKLDDIQIYYKEQKATAPKDFKAEEISQRSANLTWKTQKGKEYVLELNGDSFELSEDVKSYKLSNLVPGGQYRAKIWTKDAPELVSEINFTTDAVQIQKEYGRAFPYLKNLKNNRVPQNFNYNILDLEGPQIAKVKIFFNNVEAQIDEQGNVTLPSFVEGDMKVVVTQANEKETIINYYNVMIEK
- a CDS encoding DUF4856 domain-containing protein, with product MIKKTILALGVLAGVFSLNSCGGSDSGTETVVNEKKNKDKVDVSEDYKKLFPNNALSEGRRVIDNLLSLNDLVDMTAFSNQKEFDEKYEFISSSPLGNISAKSMTASSSDLFKINPDLQQKVLEKFNKSVEQLIELNGRKWETASEGKAGKVGSEKGKDIRFINEKGIEISELVEKQIMGIIFLDQILNEHLGDNVMKNTELRDKNAKRQFLRGKQYTELEYHWDIAYALLGKENRDGTPKFIANYMVNEFQGADFMRDVDKKVTKAFKVGRLALKERDYTKLEEQIGIIRESLSLLFATRCVHYLKQSKPNLGGEITGGEYQKAFHELSEAYGFLHSFVATRKADGSFYIEDYEIIESLASDMVGRLGFWDKNNLIGVGGNGALNRIAKRIGDIFGFNSDLVL